CTTGTGCTAGTCGTACTGGCGGAGAACCGAGTGGTTGGCTACTCTCTGTCCGAGAAACGCAAGAACCCTCCAGTGCTGGCAGAGCAGGAATATGGGTATATCTCCGATATGGCGGTGACGGCGAATTCCCATCGACAAGGGATCGGCGAGCAGATGCTGGCTAGGATTCTGCAGTGGTTCGAGTCGCACAGCGTGGATAGAATCGAGTTGAGCGTGGCTTCCGCGAATGAAATCGGGTACTCTTTCTGGCAGAAGCACGGCTTCCGGGAATTCTTGCGCGAACTGTACCTGCAGAGGAAATAGTGCGGGTTCTGCCTGGGGA
This portion of the Dehalococcoidales bacterium genome encodes:
- a CDS encoding GNAT family N-acetyltransferase, giving the protein MEIAVAQDAHVPGIVEVWKEFMDFHKDIDPHWTRAEDGQIHFENRVQESIVSEDALVLVVLAENRVVGYSLSEKRKNPPVLAEQEYGYISDMAVTANSHRQGIGEQMLARILQWFESHSVDRIELSVASANEIGYSFWQKHGFREFLRELYLQRK